The stretch of DNA CCTACTTTTTATTTCTCCACTACGTGCCCAACTTCGTCACCTACTTTCTCTTTCCCCATTACATGTTGCATCCATCATCGGCCGCCCAACtttttcccctttctctctcgTCTACTACGCTTTTTCTGGTCACAGTTTGCCATCGTTGCATCCTCCTCCAACACAGTCGCCTCTATCATTGTCTGCCACCCATAAAGTCATCACCATCAACGTTTTTATTCGTCTTTTTCCTCTGTTGTCTCCATTGTCATTTGCCTCCACCGTTCCGCCGACGTCGATGTCtccatctcctctctctctctttctctctctctgggttTTCTCTATCTCGTCCATGGCTTCTCCTTTCTTATGGCCATTTGTCATTTGTCGTCGTTAAGCCGTCGTCGACAACTCAATCGCCTTTTGTTGTTCCCTACCGTCCAGTGTTGCCACCGCCATCAAATAAtctatattacatatatatatatatatatactacatacatgcatatagtttgatttctattttataacttaagaaataaaataaaattacaaaataattttttaaaaataacaggTTAAACCATGCTCTTAAAAGTTTGaagtaaaaaaattttaaagttgtaAAATGGGTTTAATTTGGTTAAGatgattttgtataatatgtttttaaattttagttgtatttaaaaaatatatttgtatatatttatatataaaaaaaattgtgtaatatatatacttaatttgtgaatatttatatttagatagaatatatttagtttatatttttatttagaaaatatggaCAAAAAAAACTAGAACAAGTTCAATGatattaaacaataaatttgtataatatataatatcagtATTTTAATGACATTAtaacattaaacaacaaatttGTATTCATACACACTCACTGAATTATGTAAttgttacaataaataatattttcatattgtcTAAATCTCTTTCTAACTAATAGAATAaccaaatcatcaataaagtgagtcattaaaaaaagaaagaagagctTGATGATGAGTCAATGGCCATATACATATCCACAAAATTAAGATGGCTCCCATAACAAATCAgcatgaatatatttttaattttgatagagACTTTGTATTCAACTTATAACAAAttcatcattaaaaaaaaaaatcaaaataacccatctatcatcatcatcatcattgaagaacaagaacaaCTTATTGAAGAACAACCCAACAATAACTCAAATCAAAAGCAACAATACAAGAACAACCCAAATCAACTCATTGAAGAACAAACCAAAGTGGATCGGTCCAAGTAAGTGAGAAAATGAGAGACCAAGAGTAGGCAAGGGGGGCGATCTGAGAAAGGGATGACGGTGATGCAAGCGACGGCGGCAGGGGGAGAGACGGCAAGAGGTGCTCGCGGCTTTGGGGGGCAGACAATGGGCAACAATGGTGGCGACATTCTCTCTCAAGGCCGAGGCTAGTTGGGTATGGGCGACGACGATGAGAGCAGCGCCGACGAGGGTCATGGCAACGGCGATACTAGCGAGGAAATGGGCGACAATGGTAGCGTCATTCTCTCTTAAGGCTGAAGCTGGCCGAGTATGGGTGACGACAATGCAAGTAGCTCTGGCAGGGGTAACAGCGACGACGGTGGCGCGGTCCTCTCTCAAGGccgagaatgagagagagaatgggtgaAGTTTGGGCGTGTGGATGAGTGAGTGAAATTTGGAcagtaaataaattaatatttcattcttCAAATGACTGATTTGTTGAGTTTAATTTATCACGATATTTTAGTATCAAAATATCACGATAAATTGAGGATGTCCATCAAATTATTCATCCAGCATTGTCCGAAGGATTTTTGTCGATTTTTTTCGTGACCATGATGACCCTTTCAGCTAGGGGGCCAATACacaattaaagaaattttatctaatttagTTAACAACTTAGATAAAATAACAAGGAAGTCACATTGAAGACTAATATCCTATCCCTAATTTTGGAAATTTCCATCCATAATCATCCAGCAGAGCAATCACAGCCAATCCAGTTCCCCCTCAAAGGGATCTGGATCTCAATTGGAACAATGTTGGGGTCAACTAAAGGATCTAAGTGCCTTCCCCTTGCTTAAGGGAAAATCAACACCGAGGGAGGCATCTACATTATTGATGCTCATCATTGTACACTTCAATGACAACTCAATATAAAAAGCCCAACTATGGAAGTAACAAAAGGGATTGATCATTCTGtcacttgtattttttttttttttttttttgtacaatcACTTGCGTCCATTTTCTAACTTAAATATAAGAGGGTTTTCAAGGAATTAATTAACTAATCTCACTAGTTGTTTTGTAGGGGAGAAAATCGCTCGGACCCTAGGAGCCTAGTCAATGAACGCAAGGGTTTGAACCTCACCATACAAATGTCCAAATTTCATTTGGTGCAATTTCAACCAATGTCAAGaaagaatattttttgaaaataaataaaataatagaaaagcAATGTACTAAGGATAACAATGTAAGGTGTTTACTCTGTATTATTCCTTGAACCATATAATTGGCTAGCATTTTTTGGTGTGCACCTAAAGGTGTCAAAATGAGCCAGGCTACCAACATCAATCAGGAGGCCTAGGCATGACCCCTAAAGCCCAATAGCAACAACCCTTTGActtgttaaataataaatatattttaaaaaattatattttattttatattaaggtCTAATTTAGcatatatttaatatgttatttgtaatattttcctcatattttataaattataagtttgaatgtaccttttaaattttatttgttaacatTTTGAGTCAAGAAAATGATGATTCTTTTagtaaaatgtataaaaatatattcaataacacatttttattgtattatagaaaaatattttgtattttaaaaaaatattcaaaatattggGCCAAGTGTGTTAGCCTGCCTAGCCCAAACCTTATAAAATGATAGCAATTAGTCAATAAAGGGGTGTCACTTAATCTGTTTCTAATCACCTTCTTTATCCtattcttaattatattataaataatttattttttatttttttactttaaaaattatgtttactcCAACAACACTCCTTATTCTACTCtctatttaatttcatattttatttatttattaataaactttaattttaatttttttaccttataattttcactactataaaattttaatatttattttataatttaataataaatattactatattaaattttaatattatttaatatattttaaaaatcaatttaccaattttttaaataaaattatttaacaaaattttttgaaataattccataataataaatttaaaattttaatatattaaaaataaaattttgtcgCGTCTATTCATCTTCATTTAGCAAGTTGCCGCACGTTTGTCCATCTTTCACCATTCCTTTGCCATTGACTCTTTGTTTTCTCTTATCGCAGGCCTCATTCGATTCGTTGTTTCTGACCGTCTAAACCCTTTGTCTCTGAAGTTAATGACAAATCGATTGTAATCAACGATAGTGATAGTTGCGATGATGATCGTTGTGGGGATGCTAACTGTTGAAATGAATGTTGTGGGGAGAACTAGCAAAGATTGGGGTCGAAAAGCTCAATTGCCCAATCTGGCAAAACAATGATggaatgctattaattaatttgacgAGAAAAAGTGGCGATGGCAAGCAAGTTATAATTGAGCATTTGATAGTCTCCCTAAAAATTTGGCTTGGTGAGAGAAATGGCAATCGGTTAGAGACAGCCTtatcaatttaaaattaaaaggattataacaaatttatattttgagtatttcAACATTCATTAAAATGAACCCTAATTACCCTTTAAAATtgaagtaaatttaaaaaaattatatttgaaagaTAAACATaagacatattttaaatatttattaaataaatttataaataggtgaCCCTTGTCCCATTGTGACTATAATAGgacaacatataaatatatatatatatgatagaaatattataatatatattaatataaattaagcaTATTTTGCATTGTAATAGTTTATACGAACCAGCAccctatttttaattttttgatttgaaattaaatttttaacataacaattaaaaatttggttcattttAGTCGTGAAAAgtgtttttatattattatgccTCTTAATTTAGatgtacattttattttttgacatacAATTAAccttttaagtttaatttttaattgtcaaaaatttaattatttttttttttaccacttTTAAAATGAGACCAAAATTTTACGAAAGAAGACCAAAAAAGAAACATCTTAAATGGAGACTTAATCTGATcaagattaattaatataaataaggaGGAGCATCCAGAAGAGTTATATTTAATTACGCACACATAATAATTAAGATTATGagttttaaatcattttattaatacgtgtatcattaatgatattttatattatattataaaataacttaaaaaatacAGTCAGTGCACATGACTTTTCACCTTATAAGGGTGACAGaatcatttttataaataatattgcCTTTATTTACTCTGCATGAGCACTATTTGCACAGTTCAAATTCAGGACTTGCTAGTTATGAAAAAGTAATCTTATTATTGTTATCAAAGTTTATCCTTTATAATCtaataattaaatgttaaaaaataataaaactagaTAATCTTACATTATGAATAAaagtatataattttaaaaatatagagatagatccaaaaTAGCGTACTTGGTACATATTATGacaatgaaattaaaaaagcaaaatgaaaaatgaaaatttgatatATCATGTAGCAGTAGAATTGACAGCTAGAAAGAAGCAATAAAGGATGCTATAAAGAGAGTGAAGTACCAGACCAGTTGTTGCCATGAACAATACCTGAAGGGCTCACTTTCTAAGGTTTGGCACTGCTGCATACACATCCAAACACATGCATAGGACATCAGGCTACAATAAGCTTCCGAagagcaaatatatatatgcatatgaaaATGCAAATTACTATGGTTGACGTTTAGTTATCGGCTATCTTATGCAACTCTGCTCCTCTATCTCTATCTATACTTGGCTAATTTGTGTTTGAGGGGCTTTCCTCCTAGTTGGAGGATGGTCCAATAATAGTTGGGTATTTTTAAAAGGATGACCCAATAATAATtagatatttctaaaataatagcCCGATAATAATTGggtatttctaaaataatagcCCAATAATGGTTAGATATACTTAAAAGGATAGTCTGATTTCtttcactaatatttttatttcatgagactaaaatatcttaatttttatctcATAGGACTAAAATATCTCTTAATAAGATTAGGGTTTTTGCGTCTCTTAGACTATAAAAGTCGTGCATAATaggtgagaaaaaaaaatgaagaaaaaaggaCAAAGTTCttaaagaatttcaaattttcGTTTTTGTTTGTGCAATTGTGTTCAAATAGACGATTTGCGATGTTTTGTGATCCAATTGATCTGAAATATGGAGAGTATGTTTGAGACTCGTGGTTGTAGGGTCGGAGCGGTGGAGATTTGATTTGAAGGTCGAGATCTTTGGGAATCGATCTATTTTTGTACTAGTTTTCAATTTCTACTTATGCAATTATGATCAAACAAACAATCAAACAGTGTTTTGTGCtccaattgaattgaaatttaaagGGTACATTTGGGACTTATGGTTCTAGGATTTGGCCGATAGAGATCTGATTTAGAAGACTGGATCATTTGGAATCGAGCCGTTTTCATACTACCTTATGATTTGGTTTGTTCTTTCATAATTCATttgttatttcattaatttgagATAAGTctgattatatattttgtttcttatcTCTTGTGATTGTAATTTTTGGGTGGACTTCTATCTCATAGTTTTTACTCCTCACATTGAGGGGATTTTTCACATAAATTGATTATctccttttatttttgtaattgcaCTTGATACTTGGTTGGTTACGACTTTGTTTCCTcacaagtttttcaaattaagaATTGGGTATATTAATCCCAACAATTTGGTATAGGCAAGAATATACACACAccatatatgtattttttatatttaatacttGAAGCTATTAGCTACACAAAGATCACACATTCGCATGGTTGTTTTGGCTATTTCCTTCATCCAAAGCCTACCAGAGATAGAGGTCAGAGTCCGTAAACTGAGAAAAAATAGGACCCCATGTGTTTGCCATAGAACCAGACGAAAGCCTTTGGAATGCAATTATTGAGATCAAACCTGACATATAAAACATAGGGCAGTACCGCATATGTATTTTTTAGTATAAGAAACAGTGTGATAAAGTTTGGAGTTTCTTAACGATCAGGGACATGTAATTTCATTTGACTTTTGCTTTTTCTGCTCCATAGAAATCTGTTCAATGGGATGATAAAGAAAACCCAGAATCATACCACAGCCACCTGAACTCCACACCATTTAACAAGTTAAGTTATCATTTTTCTTCCCAAGTATTCCTAGGAAACATTAGTAAGGAAATAGCCGAAagaaaatgacataaaaatgATAGAATACGACATCTTCACAGAGCAATAACCCCAATATAGAAGGACTTGCTGTACAAGGAAAAAGAAGGATCACCATTTAATGTTCTATTTTAAAACACCTTTGTTCACTGTAAGAAATTTGGTAACATGAGATTGGGTAGTGTTTGGGTACCAAAGTTCCATCATAGACCTTGCTAACATCTCCTAGTCAGTCTTAAAAACCTTTAATGTTAAACCAGATACTGTGAACAAACAAAACTCGGCATAGCAACCCACATTAATCTATTTTTGTGGAAAATATTATCAACTGAATGAGAAAATACAATGCATCCAGTAAATTTATGTGATGGAAATACATCCAAAGAAACCTTCAATGACATCCTAACTTTAACATCTTATAAGGAAATCCAAATTGCCAGTTCCCTGCGTGGGAAGCAACGAGGAAGGTCTGCACTCGCTCACTTCTGCATGTTGATTGTGTTATCGAGAAATAGGTATTGCAAGTTTGAGAGCCATATTACACCAATAAGCTCTTTGATAATCATCCTCATTTGGCCTTGAACAGTCTGAATGAAAACCTACGCTCTCTGTTCACTTTCACAAATTTTTTAACCTGAGATTCAGCAGTGCTTGGCTACCAAATTTCCACCATAAACCTTACTAATATCTCTTAAGCAGTCCGAATTAAAACCTTAAATAAAACCAGATACaatgaacaagaaaaaagaTCGGTGTGACTAACAAAATTGGTCTATTTTGTGAGAAAATAGTATCAAGTGAATGTGAAAAAGCAATGTATTCAGTAAATTTCTCTGATATAAACATGTCAGAAGAAACCTTTCCTCGGCATTGTAACTTAACATCTTGTTCGTAAATCCATACTGCCAGTTCAGTATCAGGGAAGTGACAAGGAAGGCCTACTCTTGCTCACTTATGCATGTTGATTGTGTGAGAAGGAAATAGAGATATTGTAATTTTTGGATCCATATTCCCCACTAAGCTCTTCCATAATCAGCTTCATTTGGGTTTAATGTCAACTTACACAGTATCCAGTCTTCCTATTTGCTTAAGTGCTTTATACTGTTTTTTCTAAGAATTCTATATGATTGAGTCTCTCACCTGGCAAAGTTATTGGGGTATGGTTGATGTTCACAATGGTAAAACAGAGTCCTGGCTTCTGCTGTATATCCTTGGCAAAGAGAACTTTCCCCTGGAAGAAAATGACCTCTTCATCACAATAGGCCCCATTTGCAAACATCCCCCTGAAGGACTCTTCATCAGTCTAGCTATGCTTAAGCTTCTATTCACCCTTTTATCATCCTTCCCCAACTCCAATCTCTTCATTTGTACTAATTGATTACTCGAGCCCACTTCAGTTTCCACCCGCGGAATGTTAGCCACAGCAAGATGAATCCTTGAAGCAGAGGAGGCATCCATTGAAACTGATCTTCTCACAGCTTGCAATTCTTGTTCCACTTCCACGCGATGGTCAGCCAAGTCGCTTAGTACCCGAAACTCACAATTCTTTATGCTGAAACAATGTGGATTTTTTGCCACAAAATCGGCATTAGTTCCTTCTTCACTGGTCAATCCATCAAAGCGATCAGTTCCATGTCCCATTTCACCGCTCCCATCTCCTCCCACCACCCGATCGCTTCCCAACCCGTCATAACTATCTAAATTCTCCACCAGGGTCTCTGCCCCCAACCCGGGACGGTTGACACTTGTCTCCGACGCATTGACAGGAGCAGTATTGGCATCGGAGACTATTGGAGCACGACAAACCGGGCAATTCTTGTGCGACCTTAACCATGTATCAATACAAGGAATGTGAAAGGAATGGCTACACTTGGGCAAAAGCCTGAGACTCTCATCTTCCTGGAATTCGCTCAAGCAAACAGCACAGTCGGTTCCCTCAATCAAACCTTCACCCCTTTTGTACTTTAACACCGCAATAGAATCAATAACGGATTGTTGTAGACCAACTGTTTGGATATACCATATGTGGTGGTCAAGAACAGGACCATGATTCTCATTGACAAAatcctcttgatcatcatcaGTCCTTGGCCGGTTTCTCCTCCGAGAATTGCTCGGGTTTGAGTTGTATCTCTTCGCAAAAGTGTAGTAGCTAACAAGGAGAAAAGCAGCACCAAGAAAACACAACATGACGACCACAACAGGTGAAAGATGGTTGCCTTTTCCAGGAAGAGCACTAGGAAGAGGAGAGACATGTGATGAGCCTTCATCAACAGGTGGTGGAGCTTCTTTAGGAGGGAAAggaaaaggaggaggaggaggaggaggatatTCATCTTCGTGAAGGGATTCATTACAACCAGCATAAATGCAATGTGCGGGAGGCGATAGCTCACTGTGATGAAATTCCATGATCGAAGAAACAGAGGAGGAAGATGAAAATTGGGAATTAGAAGTTTAAGTTTAATGGGTTCCAGCAGAtaccataaattgaatggaTGTTGGTGGAAAatggataatttgatttttgatttgggAATTGGGGCATTTCGCTACCACTTTCAGAGGAAGGCTGGGAGAAGTTTCCTTGATCGTTTCGTTTGCGTTCTGTTTGGTTTCCTtccaaaaaaagtcaaaaaggCAAGTAGAGCCGTTTCCGCGTTAACGTCATGGTGGGATCCAAACAAAGTCCCAATAGCCCTTAAACAAGTCTTACCGTGTTTTCATTTACAAATTAATACATTGCACAAAGATAGAAGGCAAAATTAAGCAGGTAATGTCACATCCTTCTATCACTTGTACTTTGTTAACATATAATCTATTACACGGCtgatgaaatgaaatttgattaagaaaaggATTTCTAattaagaagagaagaagaagaagaagaagacaaaaaaaaaaaattcaagtttaGCAGCTCAGCTacttcattaattattttataattagcAGAATGAATGAGCAAATGGCATGCTTGCAACTGCAAGTAATTCGCAATTTGGCCTTCCAAGGGCATCTCCAAGGAATGCGCCAAATGCAGCGCCAATTGCATTTTGGCGTAGAATCATCTCCAATGAATACACCAAAATGGTGTTGGGCACAAGTTTCAATCACTaaatttggtgttgagtgaatagtgtaacaccaaatttggtgttacactattcatcaacaccaattttttatttttattttatttccaatcTTACCCCTCTTTATATAACTTCAAAACAATTTATTCCCTTTGTATCCTTtatcattttgattatatttgtatatttgattaataattagaaatataaattaaattattacaaaaaatatatactgatagaaatattttattaaaatctataaaatgagtataatattgaatatattttaaaatatttaatatatcttataaatactatgttaatataaaatgaattatttttatttatgtatatgaatttttttattttaataattacttaatagaaagaaaatatttttaatgtaaaaattcaataatataataaaaagcaataacatttccattaacttaaattaaaaatacatgatgaaaatagaaaaaaaaagtttaaaataaaaacaacaacaacaacatgacttaaaaataaaaaacatttattggaaaaatagtgaaaaaaaagaagataagaaaattaattgaaatattaagtgaaaaaaacatttattggaaaaatagtttctttgatttaaaatattagttgaaaaatgagatggataaataattaggtggataaacaattagtttgctaaaaattaggcaaaaataactaattaaaaatttagtaaaaaaattaattagaataacatattttgaaaaaaatataaaaaaattattactgtaatttttaatttgtttataaaatatgactaattatttttaattatattatactattaatatttattaaatatttatttatagaatattctttaaaaattttcttttacaccaatttggtgttacaCGTTGGAGAGAACACCAAAATGGTGGACACCAAATTGGTATAAATCACTGTTGGACACCAAATTAGCGTCCAATTTGGTGTCCAACATTGGAGATGCTCTAAATACAACAAGTGGATTGATTTTGGGGTTGTTTTtgttaaaaggaaatagaaagcGTTGTTTGACTTAGATGTGTTTTTGACTTGAATACTCCATTATTGCATTTCCATTTCCCCTTTTACCCCTCGGATCCTAGTCCGGAAATGGTCATATTATGGAGGGTAAAATAGGAAATTCAAATGTGAATTGAATGATTACCAAAGTAGAAAGCatcaaaaattttcttttagtttttgataaataaaatatttcattcaaaataaaaaatcattcaCAAAATTAGATTTCCTAATAACTTTGTTATATACAA from Diospyros lotus cultivar Yz01 chromosome 6, ASM1463336v1, whole genome shotgun sequence encodes:
- the LOC127803068 gene encoding RING-H2 finger protein ATL52-like, translated to MEFHHSELSPPAHCIYAGCNESLHEDEYPPPPPPPFPFPPKEAPPPVDEGSSHVSPLPSALPGKGNHLSPVVVVMLCFLGAAFLLVSYYTFAKRYNSNPSNSRRRNRPRTDDDQEDFVNENHGPVLDHHIWYIQTVGLQQSVIDSIAVLKYKRGEGLIEGTDCAVCLSEFQEDESLRLLPKCSHSFHIPCIDTWLRSHKNCPVCRAPIVSDANTAPVNASETSVNRPGLGAETLVENLDSYDGLGSDRVVGGDGSGEMGHGTDRFDGLTSEEGTNADFVAKNPHCFSIKNCEFRVLSDLADHRVEVEQELQAVRRSVSMDASSASRIHLAVANIPRVETEVGSSNQLVQMKRLELGKDDKRVNRSLSIARLMKSPSGGCLQMGPIVMKRSFSSRGKFSLPRIYSRSQDSVLPL